A stretch of the Salmo salar chromosome ssa20, Ssal_v3.1, whole genome shotgun sequence genome encodes the following:
- the rilpl2 gene encoding RILP-like protein 2, protein MEELSESSPALAFEKEAFELTVEDVYDISYVIGRDLLKISTTGEEVSDLQFKIVRVLEMFETLVNKYNLSLEELKMERDNLKSELDRIVRESSAGQEAQTLGPNKLVVDLKDPNRPRFTMQELKEVLQERNQLKAQLLVAQEELQLYKSGMLPQGEQAMVEVDLVSPSPSKPVPDTTDETKEEPNEGMTTIRKLFSFRRK, encoded by the exons ATGGAAGAGTTGAGCGAGTCTTCACCTGCTTTGGCGTTCGAGAAGGAAGCATTTGAGCTGACTGTGGAAGATGTTTATGACATTTCATACGTGATTGGCAGAGATTTGCTGAAAATAAGTACTACAGGTGAGGAAGTCTCCGATTTGCAATTCAAAATTGTCCGGGTTTTGGAGATGTTTGAAACGTTAGTGAATAAGTATAACCTGTCACTGGAGGAGCTGAAAATGGAACGAGACAACTTGAAGAGTGAGCTGGATAGAATCGTGAGAGAAAGTTCTGCCGGGCAGGAAGCG CAAACACTAGGACCAAACAAACTGGTGGTGGACCTGAAAGATCCCAATAGACCACGCTTCACAATGCAGGAACTGAAGGAGGTGCTTCAGGAGAGGAACCAGCTCAAGGCCCAGCTACTGGTGGCGCAAGAAGAGTTGCAACTCTACAAGAG TGGGATGCTGCCACAGGGTGAGCAAGCCATGGTAGAGGTTGACTTAGTATCTCCATCCCCTTCGAAACCTGTTCCTGACACAACAGATGAGACTAAAGAGGAACCTAACGAAGGAATGACCACCATCAGAAAGCT